A single window of Malus sylvestris chromosome 5, drMalSylv7.2, whole genome shotgun sequence DNA harbors:
- the LOC126624105 gene encoding uncharacterized protein LOC126624105: MAEKEGGIVKKGHEEGLALATALLQEFGLPLGLLPLADVIEVGFVRATGYMWIVQKKKVEHNFKLISKLVSYDTEIKGYIEKQKIKKLKGVKAKELMLWPPVSEINVDQPAGKINFKSLAGITKTFPVEAFSAGQ; this comes from the coding sequence atggcagagaaggaaggaggaatcgTGAAGAAGGGCCATGAAGAGGGGCTGGCATTGGCGACCGCCTTGCTCCAAGAGTTCGGACTTCCGCTAGGGCTTTTGCCTCTTGCTGATGTGATCGAAGTTGGCTTTGTGAGAGCCACCGGCTACATGTGGATCGTCCAGAAGAAGAAGGTCGAACACAACTTCAAGTTGATTAGTAAGCTTGTGAGTTATGACACCGAAATCAAGGGCTATATTGAGAAGCAGAAGATTAAGAAGCTCAAGGGAGTGAAGGCTAAGGAGCTCATGCTGTGGCCTCCGGTTAGTGAAATAAACGTTGATCAGCCTGCGGGAAAAATCAACTTCAAGAGCCTTGCCGGTATCACTAAGACTTTCCCGGTCGAGGCATTTTCTGCCGGGCAGTAA
- the LOC126624103 gene encoding heavy metal-associated isoprenylated plant protein 28-like yields the protein MTIVEMIVTMDCAGCENKIRSSLKKLKGVDAVDVDFNMQKVTVTGWADQEKVLRAVRKTGKRAELWPYPYNPEYHNFGLDYYQQHQPLDLNHHHKHHHNRQITTHHLPITTYISVPKSSSSSYSYNYYEHGSTNQDTGYYQPPPYSTMFNEQDTAVFSDDNPHACSIM from the exons ATGACG ATAGTAGAGATGATAGTGACCATGGATTGTGCTGGCTGCGAGAATAAGATTAGGAGTTCTCTAAAAAAGCTGAAGG GAGTAGATGCTGTAGATGTGGACTTCAACATGCAAAAGGTAACTGTAACGGGATGGGCTGATCAAGAGAAAGTTCTGAGGGCAGTGAGGAAGACTGGAAAGAGAGCTGAGCTTTGGCCTTACCCTTACAACCCTGAGTACCACAACTTTGGCCTTGACTACTATCAACAACATCAGCCGCTTGATCTGAATCATCATCATAAGCATCATCATAACCGTCAGATTACCACCCACCATCTGCCCATCACTACCTACATTTCAGTACCTAAATCCTCCTCCTCATCATATTCCTACAACTACTATGAACATGGCTCCACTAATCAGGACACTGGCTACTATCAACCCCCTCCTTATTCCACCATGTTTAATGAGCAGGACACTGCTGTGTTCAGTGATGACAATCCTCATGCTTGTTCCATAATGTGA
- the LOC126624106 gene encoding uncharacterized protein LOC126624106, whose product MAEKEGGIVKKGHEEGLRLATALLQEFELPLGLLPLADVIEVGFVRATGYMWIVQKKKVEHSFKLISKLVSYDTEIKGYVEKQKIKKLKGVKAKELMLWPPVSEIIVDQPAGKINFKSLAGITKTFPVEAFAAGQ is encoded by the coding sequence ATGgcggagaaggaaggaggaatcgTGAAGAAAGGCCACGAGGAGGGACTGAGATTGGCTACCGCCTTGCTCCAAGAGTTTGAACTTCCGCTAGGGCTTTTGCCTCTTGCTGATGTGATCGAAGTTGGCTTTGTGAGAGCCACCGGCTACATGTGGATCGTCCAGAAGAAGAAGGTCGAACACAGCTTCAAGTTGATCAGTAAGCTTGTGAGTTATGACACTGAAATCAAAGGCTATGTTGAGAAGCAAAAGATTAAGAAGCTCAAGGGAGTGAAGGCTAAGGAGCTTATGCTCTGGCCTCCGGTTAGTGAAATAATCGTTGATCAGCCTGCCGGAAAAATCAACTTCAAGAGTCTTGCTGGTATCACCAAGACTTTCCCCGTTGAGGCATTTGCTGCTGGGCAGTAA